Below is a genomic region from Sphaeramia orbicularis chromosome 6, fSphaOr1.1, whole genome shotgun sequence.
TATACCTTACTAAAAGTGTTACAAACACCAAAGCATTTTCTATCCCGTACTGCCTTTTAATAAGGGTTAACAGGACTACACCACAAAGACAGTTCTTCAACTTACAGCATTAGGTTTGACAGGTCAACCTCTAACTCCTGCTTTTCAGCATCCAGATGGACTCTTCACGGGTCACCGCCGGCTTTACCATAGACTTATCTGCTAGAATGCCGCACAGTATATGGGATTACCATCAGAACATCTGTCTGTACAGCTTCCAAGGTCTCCACTTGTCTGCCTCGACATTGAAACGAGTAAACAGTCTTGATCAAAATGAACGAGAAAAGCAAACTATGATGAATACACTGAATGCTTTAAATGAAATGAGTTAATAATAATGATTACACCTCTGGGCAGGCTCACTTACTGTCACGGGTGTAACATGTCCAGACAAGTCCCTCACTTTGACTCAGTCTCATGTCATCTTAATGTTAATAGCCTGGTTATCTTTATATATTAATGATGTGAATGACAATGAACTATAAAATAAGCAGCTATTAACATATTTAAGCAATCAGCTGACGTATCCTTTAGTTAGACATAACAACGATGGCCACTTTGCTTAACTATTGTACAATGCTGACTTAAATTACCATTTAAAGCTACAGAATTTCCATTTAAAACTACATAATTAAGCGAGAATAAGCAGAGAGGAACAAATACAAGCACACAGCCTATTAAGACCCGAACTACAACCCTATTCTGAtactttcagaataaaagccACTGTTACAGTGTTCGCCCTAGGGAAGACTCATGTTAAAGAGATGGGGTGCACTTACGAGCGATGTAACGGAGAAGTCAGTCCACAATGTAGAGACTTTAGAGTGGCTAAGAGGATTTAAGACTTTTTGGTTAGCTTGTGAAGTTAGCTAGCGAGCTAGCTTTAACACTCCAGGAACTGCTAGGCTGCTAACCACAGCTAGCTGGTACtacaaaaaaagtgtttaaaataaATTACCCTTACCTTTATGTGTAACATTCCTATTTCGTGTCATTGAAATAGTCCGCTTACAGTCGGCCGAAAGGCTTGTTTTCGTTAAAATGACAATAGTTTGTGTTAAAACGAGTGCCTACGTGTACTACAGTTTGCTACGGACTCAATGTTTTGATTTGGGGAAGCGGAGTTCACATGAAATATCGCGAGATAACTCAAGTCGCGCACACACAAATCTGGTGGTTGAATAAGAAATATCTTCTCAGAATCAATTTATTCggtttttatttaatatattttacatcttaaccctttcatgcatgaattatgagagccttaatcaaatttcttaaaaaaaaaaagcaaaaacaaaaaaaaacctgttaattacagtttaatgacaataacaagcaaatgatttacactcaaatatgttggtgcagatctggtttatctagaacagtactgTTACAGAAACAGTaagaactgcagtgtatgggatggtgcatgcactgcaaaaatctaaatcttaccaagtgtatttttctcatttctagtcaaaatatcttatcacacttaaaataagacagtcacctaaagaggaacattgttttttgttgaattcaatcaaaaaaatctgccaatggaacaagtgaaaattatcttggtaagtttacttgaaatcagattttccagatctattgtctataaatcagttcttacatctcactgaaaagttaccctttaggtgattctgtctgattttaagtgtgatgagatatttggactagaaatgagaaaaatacccttggtcagagttagatttttgcagagtgagcgtccattgtgttggctgatatggaacttaaacaataaaatccatgaatacagaagagaatagctgtccactgtagtgaccactatgcatgaaagggttaaacctatcAAAACAACAATGGCCTATTTTAAGATAGGCAAGAGAACAaataaaactttattttattaattaattaattaattttacatTATGTAATGTTTGGGCTGATCAAAAAATATGAGTTTGACTACTTAACAGTATTGTAGGAGGGCACATAAAATATCGAAAATCAGGAAGGAAAGTCATGCTTTAAAGCAAAGACAATCACAATTCACTTGGTCCATTTCTTAATGTCATTTCTGTCACAAAGCAGCTCTTTTGTAAGTAGTTTACAACACCACATCTCTACGAAAGTGCACAGCAGATAAGAAATTTCTCCTATTCATTTCATGAATAGCAgataaactgaataaataataagaaataagctAAATAAAATATACTATCGACTTATaaataagaaaatttacattCTACAAAAAGGAGAAGGGGGGAGGGACACATTCAGACATTCAGATTAAAAATAAAGAGTAGAAAAGCAACTGGAATTTCTTTTGAGAAAGTCAAATAAAAAATAGCCTAAGATTAAATAAAATCAGGACTGTTTGGACTCAAGTAGCTTCTCCAAGATGGTTATTGCATGCTTGATCTCCTCCTCCGTCAGCTTGTGCAGGTAGTGCAGGTCGTGCAGGTTTTCGAGGTGCAGTCTTCTCCTCTTTGGCTGGACCTTCTCCTCACTGTCCCTGTCCAGAGTGGGTAGGATGGCCTGCAGCCTCATCTGAAGCCAGTCCTTAcgttcctgcagctgcttgtacTCTCCATGGTTATGCATGAGTTGGGCCTCACTCACAGCCCTTTTTCTGCATAGATATGATAATATTAGATAAAGGTATGGGAACAGACTGAGAGAGGCAACACTTATTTGACTGCAGAGAGAGGGAATATGAGAAAAAGCTGACTCACCTCAGGGGGCGCCCTTCACTGAGGGTGGAGATGTGTAAAATACAAAGTGATAGAAGCACGATTTTACAGTCGAGATTTCTCATGTTGTCTTTGATGACCTGTTAGAGCACAAAAAacaacatttcaaattacatgaAATACCATTTCAACCActttagttttgtaatttttattgCACTACACAGGATTTCAATGTCAGAACAATGACAGTCGtaataaatgtgtattttttcctcataatCCACTCAATGATATTTAACAGACTGTCTATAGAATATATATACATGAGAATCAATCCAGAGACCAAGTAAAATGGTTGAATTTCTGAATCTCAAATAATAATCGGTTGAAATATACCTCCTTTGAAAACAGACCCAGAATCCAGATGGATAAATTTTGTCATATTTGGaacaaatggatcaagtttgtatcctGTAGTCACCCAGAATTTTTaatcactcctctaaaaatgtcctgCTTTTTATAGTGTCACtacaatttttctttgttttatgtttttctgcataaacataTGTGATGGTTTAAGAAGTATTGTAAcgctatgattgtttttaagaaataccaaaactgtaagcacccaattcatatgttcattttttttttccttacactTTTGTacatataaaataagaaaataactcTAATAGATAACATATGTATGAATAGTAATATTGAAGACATTTTGTcaccttttccaataaaaaaaatgagaaatataCTTCCTTTGAAAACGTCTTGTTCTTGGACTATAGCCATGAAGTGTAACATTTTACCTAAAACTATTAAATCAATTAGAGACTAGATATAAAGTtgatgtaaatgtgtttttgctctacTACATCTCCATTCTAATAAGGTGAACTTACCCAGTGGCGGTCACGTCTCCTCAGTCTGACAGTATAAAAGTTTTGTCCTGGTGGTATAAAGTCAGTCTGCTTTGGTGGATCGTGGCTCATTACTTAAACACTTGACTCCCTGCGTTCCTTTTATAGCCTCCTGGCTTGGCCATCACCGCTGCTGCCTTCATTATTACTGTGATGTCACACCTCCAGAGCTCCTGTTTGGGGAAAGACAAGAAGGACAACACCTCCTCTGAGTTTCAGGCTTTCATCATCCTTGTATGAATGCCTTTGAGCGTTGAACCCGAATGCCCTTACACAGATGCACAGCATGCTCACACGCATTCCTGTTGTATTCCCCCAGACGAAAAATGCCTGACTTTTCCAGCAACCTTTTGAAGACCTTCCTCTCCTCTGCATTTtcatttatcctcctgagacccaggaaggtacaaggtttgacttttttttttttttttttttttaacattaaattatttcctttattggaaacatgatACAatggttttttcagatgcatttttacattttttatggaatgtcctttgcagtttacggtgcttttttgtttgttttgttttgttcaataAAGCTGTAagactcttgtcccctacagaggacaaaaatgcattactgggtctcaggaggttatcaCACTTGtatctcaacattttttttcctgtatgtgCCATATCTATTAATCCACATCTGATGCGACCTTTTTTTTATCTGACTCCCAGCCTCCCTCACAACAATAGCAGCAACATTTGGACAGATTTATGACCCTCACTGACCATTAGGAAGTCTCCCTGGTTACATAGGCGCTTGACCAAggaatttacattgttttaatgaGCTCGACTCAAAAAAAAGGGCTTTTACACAGATCTGACGTCAGAGAGAATTTCTTGAATCAAAGAATAAGTGGGGTTTCGAGAGGTATGTCAGTGGGTGACGGCGATGTCGTAACAATCTTAATCATGAGAGACGTGTACGTGCATGTAAGCACACGTGTTTACTGTAGTAAAAACTTCAGAGCAGCTGGAGGTTCATGACCTACGCGACCCCAGGCATTATTTTATGATTCAGATGTAACTTTGGCTGAAATAACCAAGTTAAAAGGTAATTTCACACAAACATATGACCTATACTATTTCACTTCAAAACGAAAGGAGCTAACTGGTTTCCTAACTGTACTTTAAACCTAATGTGATAATTGTGTGTTCAtttaattatatgtggaagagtCTTGTTGGTAGAAATCTGTATGTTCACCGAGTTCCAGTTCCCAAGACAACCTTAAAGTTTTTTAtatatactcacacacacacacgcacatatgaAGCTAAATATTGAATCTTTAATGACATATAGTTGTCTTACAgtatcttattttagtttttaactattgtaattatgagctaaggttagttttgtattgtatgtaatgtaaatgtttatattgtGTGTACACTTGCCCAGGGACAGCAGATGGAAAGTAGCTtgtagctaactctggtgcaaagTATGTCTTTTCTTTGAGATTAATGTATTTGTACATTGTCCCGGACaatttaaacaataaattaaactaaactaaacgtatgttatcttatcttatcttagtttttAACTATTGTAATTGTGAGCTAAGGTTAGTTTTGTAttgtttataatgtaaatgttctaTATTGTGTGCACACTTGCCCGAGGACAGCAGATGGAAAGTAGCTtgtagctaactctggtgcaaagcATCTCTTATTAGAGATTAATGTATTTGTACATTGTcccagaaaaataaacaataaattaaactaaacgtATCTTAACTTATCTACGTTTTTAACTATTGTAATTATGAGCTAAGGTTAGTTTTGTAttgtatgtaatgtaaatgttctatATTGTGTGTGCTCTTGCCCAGTGACAGCAGATGGAAAGTAGCTTatagctaactctggtgcaaagtatctctttttttttttttagattaatgtatttgtacattgtcttggacaaataaacaataaattaatcttaacttatcttatgttggtgtgaaattatggaatggacctgatgatgaatttaaATTGTTCACACCtttcacaaaattaaaaaaaacaaaaacaaaaaaaccttaagtttaaaatcatttaggaatattgaattgagatggtagatatgtttttgttgttgttgatttatttattttttttttatggtgtgaatgctcgatgctgtacacatttaattcaaTGTAGTGTATCCGGTGAAAAAGGACAGGCAAAAAAAtcaagcttttgcttctagcctattccttctATGGTTTTtaagtttattataattattgtattgtattgtattgtaatgaccaaaataaattcattcattcactcattcatttattcattgtcTTATCACAAATATAACAGAGCTTTAAAGATTACATAGACAAAAGCAGACAAATGATGAAAACAATCAAAACAAGCGAGCAAATGCACatacgatttttaaaaaaaaagagtaaaattgtgtaaaatgaaataaaataaaagcaaatagcagtggattaaaaaaaaaaaaaagacagtaaatcAGACCCCTCCTCGACACCCTGTGAGAATATGACACTTGTGTGATTTTACAGCGAACATGAGTCTGAGTCTTAGATGTTTTCTGCACCATAACCTTCCTGCATGTTTGAATATCTGGGTCAGGCTCTCCTCTCCACACATGTCCACAGGGTGATCGATCTACGTGACCAACCGGCTCAGGCTGAAGGAACTCCCCGCTACATATGCCACATGTTAGGTAACCAGTGGTCTAAATGTAGCAGGAGGTGGGAATGACTATGTCCCAGTGTCACACTAGACCACTTCATCTGCATTCAAACCAGTGTGAAGGTAACAGGAGCCAGACAGGAGTTTGACCGATCACATACTGTACCTGCACAGTGTAAACCACTACTAACTTAAAACTCACATTATTTAAAGATGTCCAAAATCTGATTGTGGAAGAAGGATTTTATTTTCAGTAGAAGtactaatatttgtttttttttttaaataattgtttttttttttttttttttttttatctattcttgtattttattctttgatttaggttttatttattcctctgtacagcactgtttttttttgtctttgtacagttgttttatgtcttttaatctattcttgtattttatttaggtttttattcttctgtacagcactgttttttttgtttttttgtacagttgttttatgtcttttaatctattcttgtattttatttaggtttttattcttctgtacagcactgttttttttgtttttgtacagttgttttatgtcttttaatctattcttgtattttattattttatttaggttttttttcttctgtacagcactgggttttttttgtttttgtacagttttatgtttttaaaacccattctcatattttatttaggttttatttattcttctgtacagcactgttttgtgttttttgttgtacaGTTCCATGTCttttcat
It encodes:
- the pth1a gene encoding parathyroid hormone 1a yields the protein MSHDPPKQTDFIPPGQNFYTVRLRRRDRHWVIKDNMRNLDCKIVLLSLCILHISTLSEGRPLRKRAVSEAQLMHNHGEYKQLQERKDWLQMRLQAILPTLDRDSEEKVQPKRRRLHLENLHDLHYLHKLTEEEIKHAITILEKLLESKQS